One window of the Canis aureus isolate CA01 chromosome 1, VMU_Caureus_v.1.0, whole genome shotgun sequence genome contains the following:
- the TSHZ1 gene encoding teashirt homolog 1 — protein MPRRKQQAPRRSAAYVPEEELKAAEIDEENVEEDGLSLDIQEGDYVCNEDAEIKEAQSYQNSPVSTATNQDAGYGSPFSENSDQLVHFKSSSSREEKEEPQAADSVSYPQDSLAQIKAVYANLFSESCWSSLALDLKKSGSATSTNDVGPKESTTPAPTPPTSTAGTSGTTASTPSSGSGSGSGGGGGGGSGYDWHQAALAKTLQQTSSYGLLPEPSLFSTVQLYRQNNKLYGSVFTGASKFRCKDCSAAYDTLVELTVHMNETGHYRDDNRDKDSEKTKRWSKPRKRSLMEMEGKEDAQKVLKCMYCGHSFESLQDLSVHMIKTKHYQKVPLKEPVPAITKLVPSTKKRALQDLASPCSPEPAGLATDAAPSEAAKDQKTANPYVTPNNRYGYQNGASYTWQFEARKAQILKCMECGSSHDTLQQLTAHMMVTGHFLKVTSSASKKGKQLVLDPVVEEKIQSIPLPPTTHTRLPASHIKKQPDSPAGSVPAEDKKEPEKDKVPPAASEAEKKVKEESEDAPEKFEPTTLYQYLREEDLDDSPKGGVDILKSLENTVSTAISKAQNGAPSWGGYPSIHAAYQLPGAVKPLPAVQSVQMQPSYAGGVKPLSSEHSTLLHSPGSLTPPPHKSNVSAMEELVEKVTGKVSVKKEERPAEREKGSPAKAVSPVAKENKDFPRAEEGGGKVQQKKVPDAEVAKAKKEGVPDAHTPNGTEPLKAKVTNGCNNLGIITDHSPEPSFINPLSALQSIMNTHLGKVSKPVSPSLDPLAMLYKISNSMLDKPVYPATPIKQADAIDRYYYENSDQPIDLTKSKSKPLVSGAADSVASPLRESALMDISDMVKNLTGRLTPKSSTPSTVSEKSDADGSSFEEALDELSPVHKRKGRQSNWNPQHLLILQAQFASSLRETPEGKYIMSDLGPQERVHISKFTGLSMTTISHWLANVKYQLRRTGGTKFLKNLDTGHPVFFCNDCASQFRTASTYINHLETHLGFSLKDLSKLPLNQIQEQQNVSKVLASKALGPVGAAEDELGSTFQCKLCNRTFASKHAVKLHLSKTHGKSPEDHLIYVTELEKQ, from the coding sequence CTTATGTTCCCGAGGAAGAACTGAAGGCAGCAGAAATAGATGAAGAGAACGTGGAGGAGGATGGGCTGTCTCTGGACATCCAGGAAGGCGACTACGTGTGCAATGAGGATGCGGAGATCAAGGAAGCCCAGAGCTACCAGAACTCTCCCGTCAGCACTGCGACGAATCAGGACGCGGGCTACGGGTCGCCCTTCAGCGAGAACAGCGATCAGCTTGTCCACTTCAAAAGCTCATCCtccagagaagagaaggaggagccGCAGGCTGCAGACAGCGTCTCCTACCCCCAGGACAGCTTGGCGCAGATCAAGGCCGTGTATGCCAACTTGTTCTCTGAGTCCTGCTGGTCCAGCTTAGCTTTGGATTTGAAGAAGTCGGGTTCAGCCACCAGCACCAATGATGTGGGCCCGAAGGAGAGCACCACGCCTGCGCCCACGCCCCCCACCAGTACGGCGGGCACCTCGGGCACCACGGCAAGCACCCCCAGCTCTGGCTCAGGCTCGGGCtctgggggaggcgggggcggcggctCAGGGTACGACTGGCATCAGGCCGCCCTGGCCAAGACGCTGCAGCAGACGTCGTCGTACGGGCTGCTCCCTGAGCCCAGCCTCTTCAGCACCGTGCAGCTCTACAGGCAGAACAACAAGCTCTATGGCTCTGTGTTCACAGGCGCCAGCAAGTTCCGCTGCAAGGACTGCAGTGCCGCCTATGACACGCTAGTGGAGCTGACAGTGCACATGAATGAGACCGGGCACTACCGCGACGACAACAGGGACAAGGACTCTGAGAAGACCAAGCGGTGGTCCAAGCCCCGGAAGCGCTCACTGATGGAGATGGAAGGCAAGGAGGACGCCCAGAAGGTGCTCAAGTGCATGTACTGTGGCCACTCCTTTGAGTCCCTGCAAGACCTGAGCGTCCACATGATCAAGACAAAGCATTACCAGAAAGTGCCTCTGAAGGAGCCAGTACCGGCCATCACCAAACTGGTCCCTTCCACCAAGAAGCGTGCCCTGCAGGACCTGGCGTCACCATGTTCCCCCGAGCCGGCTGGGCTGGCCACGGACGCTGCGCCCAGCGAGGCAGCCAAGGACCAGAAGACCGCCAACCCCTACGTGACGCCCAACAACCGCTACGGCTACCAGAACGGCGCCAGCTACACCTGGCAGTTCGAGGCCCGAAAGGCGCAGATCCTCAAGTGTATGGAGTGCGGCAGTTCCCATGACACCCTGCAGCAGCTCACTGCCCACATGATGGTCACCGGCCACTTCCTCAAGGTCACCAGCTCGGCCTCCAAGAAAGGGAAGCAGCTGGTGCTGGACCCCGTGGTGGAAGAGAAGATCCAGTCGATCCCACTGCCCCCGACCACGCACACCCGGCTGCCTGCCTCCCACATCAAGAAGCAGCCCGACTCTCCCGCGGGGTCTGTGCCCGCTGAGGACAAGAAGGAGCCCGAGAAGGACAAGGTGCCACCGGCGGCCAGCGAGGCGGAGAAGAAGGTCAAGGAGGAGAGCGAGGACGCCCCCGAGAAGTTTGAGCCCACCACCCTGTATCAGTACCTCCGCGAGGAGGACCTGGACGACAGCCCCAAGGGTGGGGTGGACATACTGAAGTCCCTGGAGAACACAGTGTCCACAGCCATCAGCAAGGCCCAGAACGGCGCGCCGTCGTGGGGCGGCTACCCCAGCATCCACGCGGCCTACCAGCTGCCCGGTGCCGTGAAGCCGCTGCCGGCCGTGCAGAGTGTGCAGATGCAGCCATCCTACGCGGGCGGCGTGAAGCCGCTGTCGTCGGAGCACAGCACGCTGCTGCACTCACCTGGGAGCCTCACGCCGCCACCGCACAAGAGCAACGTGTCGGCCATGGAGGAGCTGGTGGAGAAGGTGACCGGCAAGGTCAGCGTGAAGAAGGAGGAGCGGCCTGCCGAGAGGGAAAAGGGCTCTCCGGCCAAGGCCGTATCCCCCGTGGCCAAAGAGAACAAGGACTTCCCCCGGGCCGAGGAGGGCGGTGGCAAAGTGCAGCAGAAGAAGGTCCCCGACGCCGAGGTGGCGAAGGCCAAGAAGGAGGGTGTGCCTGACGCGCACACGCCCAACGGCACCGAGCCCCTGAAGGCCAAAGTCACCAACGGCTGTAACAACCTGGGGATCATCACCGACCACTCGCCCGAGCCCTCCTTCATCAACCCGCTGAGTGCGCTGCAGTCCATCATGAACACCCACCTGGGCAAGGTGTCCAAGCCCGTGAGCCCCTCGCTGGACCCGCTGGCCATGCTGTACAAAATCAGCAACAGCATGCTGGACAAGCCGGTCTACCCTGCCACCCCCATCAAGCAGGCCGACGCCATCGACCGCTACTACTATGAGAACAGTGACCAGCCCATCGACCTGACCAAGTCCAAAAGCAAGCCCCTGGTCTCCGGCGCGGCCGACTCCGTGGCGTCGCCTCTCCGGGAGAGTGCGCTCATGGACATCTCCGACATGGTGAAGAACCTCACGGGCCGCCTCACCCCCAAGTCCTCCACGCCGTCCACCGTGTCCGAGAAGTCCGATGCAGACGGCAGCAGCTTTGAGGAAGCGCTGGACGAGCTGTCGCCCGTGCACAAGAGGAAGGGGCGGCAGTCCAACTGGAACCCCCAGCACCTGCTCATCCTGCAGGCCCAGTTCGCCTCAAGCCTGCGGGAGACGCCAGAGGGGAAGTACATCATGTCGGACCTGGGTCCCCAGGAGCGGGTGCACATCTCCAAGTTCACAGGGCTGTCCATGACCACCATCAGCCACTGGCTGGCCAACGTGAAGTATCAGCTGAGGAGGACAGGGGGAACAAAGTTCCTGAAGAACCTGGACACAGGGCACCCTGTGTTCTTTTGCAACGATTGTGCCTCTCAGTTCAGAACTGCTTCCACGTACATAAATCACCTAGAGACACACTTAGGCTTCAGCTTGAAGGATCTCTCTAAGCTGCCGCTAAATCAGATTCAAGAACAGCAGAATGTTTCGAAAGTCCTGGCCAGCAAAGCTCTGGGCCCGGTCGGGGCTGCCGAGGAcgagttgggctccacattccAATGCAAGCTTTGCAACCGGACCTTTGCGAGCAAGCACGCAGTCAAACTGCACCTCAGCAAGACCCACGGCAAGTCCCCCGAGGACCACCTGATCTATGTGACAGAGTTGGAAAAACAATAG